The genomic window TTCTTTGTCTCTTGGGACAATCGACGCTAATGTAACACGGTCGAACTTGTCCAGTTCTTCACGAATGGCCTGTACTTCATCCAATCGTACCTTTGTTACGCCTTTTGATCGAATGGATTCGTACATGGCTTTTTGGTCTTCCGGTGAGAGGGAAGCCAGTTCGTGCCCCGCCTGTTGCCCGATCACTCCCTGAGAGACGAGTTCTTGCAGTTCCGGGATTAAAGAATTGAGTTTGAGTAGCCGATAGAAAGCACTTCGACTACCGGCCATCTTCACAAGTCCGGCCTGTTCGAGAGTCCCAATTTGGGACTGATGGTTCATCCAGTATTCATGTAGGACTTTGAGTTTCCTCGCTTTCTTCATGAGATCCTTTTCATCCCCGCGCCGGGTTTCATTGGCGGAGATCAGAAGGTACAAAATATCGGTCTCTGTTGCGTCTTCAATGATACGAACGGGTACTTCCTCCATCCCCAATTCTTTTGCGATCCTCCATCGGGTTTCTCCCGAGACGATGACATCATCGGGGGTGATCCAAAGAGGTTCCTGGATTCCGTCCGCCTCAATGCTTCGTTTCAACAAAGCATAGGTATCTTCGTCGTGTTCTGAATGAAATTCATGGTTTCGGGGATGCGGTTCCAGATCGTCCACAAACCGGTACTCAATGCGCTCGTTGATTCTCAAAAGACCACTTCCTTGCATAGATGTCGAATCTGCTGAATGTATCGGGATTCAAAGGTTTCCGTACTCCCTAAAAACCGTGGAATCATCAGGTACAAACGATCTTTTGCCCGTGTCATCGCGACGTAGCAGAGTCGCGTCTCTTCTTCGACGTTCCCTTCTGCCACCGCCTTTTTGAAGGGAAGGTACTCTTCCACCATGTCAACGAGAAAAACCGAATGAAACTCCAAGCCTTTTGAGCGGTGGAAGGTCATCAGTTTTACGGCATCCTGTTTTTGTTCTCGCGATTGTTTGGTCATACGATCCACGGTCAATAAAAAATCGGATGCCGACGGGTATCGGGAAGCCGATCGTTTCAAGGATTCCAGCCAGAGAATCGGCTCGCTATTTTCCTCAGTCTCCTTTTTCCCCTTCGGAGTGTAAGCGAAAATCGCGTCGATCAAGGCATCGGGTTCCTCCATTGTAAGCCATGCCCTTAGAATTTGCGCTAGGGGCTCAAAAATAGGTTCTTGGAAGAGCAACGAAAGACCTTCCGTTTGTATCCGCTTGATGATTTCGTAGTCCTTCAAGAACAAGCGGAGCAGTTCCGTGACATCGCCCATGTCCGGGTTGCCGGCTTTCCACCCCTCAAGCGCGCGCAGGCAAGCGAGAATTTGTTTAACATAGGGCAGTTCGTAAAAGTGCGTATCCCCGTACACGTGATACGGGATTTCGTGTTCCGCCAGCATTTCTTCAAAAGGATGTGACTGCTGATTGATCCTGTACAGGATGGCAAACTGCGAATACGGTAGTTCAGGGTTGTTCCTTTTCGTTTCGAGGATCATTTGAACGATCTTTTTTGCCTCGTCTTCCTCGTTGTTGACCCGGATGATTTCGACAGGATCGCCGCCTTGCCTGTGGGCGATCACCTCTTTCTGTATCTGTTTGCGGTTGAGTTTAATGACGATATCGGCTACATCCAGAATGGTTTGTCTGCTTCGGTAATTGGTACCCATGATGACACGCCGGACATTTGGATATTCGTCCTCGAAGCGCATCATAATCTCGGGTTTTGCGCCG from Collibacillus ludicampi includes these protein-coding regions:
- a CDS encoding ParB/RepB/Spo0J family partition protein — its product is MRINERIEYRFVDDLEPHPRNHEFHSEHDEDTYALLKRSIEADGIQEPLWITPDDVIVSGETRWRIAKELGMEEVPVRIIEDATETDILYLLISANETRRGDEKDLMKKARKLKVLHEYWMNHQSQIGTLEQAGLVKMAGSRSAFYRLLKLNSLIPELQELVSQGVIGQQAGHELASLSPEDQKAMYESIRSKGVTKVRLDEVQAIREELDKFDRVTLASIVPRDKEQSSEGDEEGTEENATADRLQTIEAVAPVLPEQASKIVKQRIFNKRASYFQKRLNAFMEDIHLLAEIDELEDETKNTLETLLESLRKIECDLTNRLYPDSRLLVAPSAES
- a CDS encoding ATP-dependent helicase; translated protein: MGLNEAQREAASHIEGPCLVIAAAGSGKTTVLTARVLNLLKEGVPNHRILCCTFTKDAAKEMSQRIRKRTGKKVDVTTIHALAYRMLNDEWEEWTLKTDTAWLIERAIRDSGMNLDVDEIQASIALLQSELQTPDTLGNVPIRSVYQTYESLKKSMKIMDFGDLLIRAIEKIKTDKAYRRTWQTKWDFVMVDECQDMSKAQWELIRLLVQRHRNIWLCGDDYQSIYSFNGAKPEIMMRFEDEYPNVRRVIMGTNYRSRQTILDVADIVIKLNRKQIQKEVIAHRQGGDPVEIIRVNNEEDEAKKIVQMILETKRNNPELPYSQFAILYRINQQSHPFEEMLAEHEIPYHVYGDTHFYELPYVKQILACLRALEGWKAGNPDMGDVTELLRLFLKDYEIIKRIQTEGLSLLFQEPIFEPLAQILRAWLTMEEPDALIDAIFAYTPKGKKETEENSEPILWLESLKRSASRYPSASDFLLTVDRMTKQSREQKQDAVKLMTFHRSKGLEFHSVFLVDMVEEYLPFKKAVAEGNVEEETRLCYVAMTRAKDRLYLMIPRFLGSTETFESRYIQQIRHLCKEVVF